The proteins below come from a single Chryseobacterium nepalense genomic window:
- a CDS encoding Fur family transcriptional regulator, with the protein MKQVRNTQAKTEILHLLSNATSALSHHEIQEKLNGLCNRVTIYRVLERLEKEGKIHKIINMDGVVNYAKCNHCNKERHSHNHLHFNCENCKEVTCIENVVPEINLPENFTAHSYNFVISGICPKCSQIQ; encoded by the coding sequence ATGAAACAGGTACGGAACACCCAGGCAAAAACAGAAATACTCCATCTCTTAAGCAATGCTACCAGTGCTTTATCACATCATGAAATACAGGAAAAGCTCAATGGTCTCTGCAATCGGGTAACGATATACCGTGTTTTGGAAAGGCTTGAAAAAGAAGGAAAAATTCATAAAATTATCAATATGGACGGGGTTGTCAATTATGCGAAGTGCAACCATTGCAATAAGGAAAGACACTCACATAATCACTTACATTTTAATTGTGAAAATTGTAAAGAAGTGACCTGTATTGAAAATGTGGTTCCTGAAATTAATCTTCCTGAAAATTTTACGGCACATAGTTATAATTTTGTCATCAGCGGAATATGCCCCAAATGCAGTCAGATTCAATAA
- a CDS encoding DUF4142 domain-containing protein produces MKNSILTVLAVAAMVACKKNETTTSDQSADSTTMSAPADTSMNRGDSATTVMSDSNAANSTLSAQDKKFADAAATGGMMEVMLGQLASTNASSATVKSLGAMMVKDHGKANDELKKWASASGYTLPTNLNADQQKKHDELKAKKGAEFDRMYADLMVTDHQKDIAEFKKQASEGSEASLKSFASSTLPTLEHHLMESEKAKTAVK; encoded by the coding sequence ATGAAAAATTCAATTTTAACAGTTCTTGCAGTTGCTGCAATGGTAGCTTGTAAGAAAAATGAAACTACAACTTCCGATCAGTCTGCAGATTCAACAACAATGTCTGCTCCTGCAGATACCTCAATGAATAGGGGAGATTCTGCCACTACAGTGATGTCGGATTCCAATGCTGCAAACAGCACATTAAGTGCTCAGGATAAAAAATTTGCAGACGCAGCAGCGACAGGTGGTATGATGGAAGTAATGCTTGGACAGCTTGCTTCAACCAATGCTTCTAGTGCAACTGTAAAATCATTGGGAGCAATGATGGTAAAAGATCATGGAAAAGCCAATGATGAACTTAAAAAGTGGGCTTCTGCATCCGGATATACCTTACCGACAAATTTGAACGCTGACCAACAGAAAAAACATGACGAGCTTAAAGCTAAAAAAGGTGCAGAATTTGACCGTATGTATGCAGATCTTATGGTAACAGATCACCAGAAAGATATTGCTGAATTTAAAAAGCAGGCTTCTGAAGGATCTGAAGCATCTCTGAAGTCTTTTGCCAGCAGTACTCTTCCTACATTGGAGCATCATCTGATGGAATCTGAAAAAGCAAAGACTGCTGTAAAATAA
- a CDS encoding DNA-3-methyladenine glycosylase, translating to MAKLKPEYFQNKDVIFLAQDLLGKILFTKKNGEITAGIITETEAYFGEEDKASHAYGGRRTLRTEAMYQPGGYSYIYLCYGIHHLFNIVVSLKNDPKSVLIRSVEPYQGFSVIENRRNRSSSDKSISSGPGSVCKALGIDMTFNRKPLTGEDIWIEDSGLQYRTEDIASTPRIGVAYADEHAQLPLRFYLKKNRYVSKK from the coding sequence ATGGCAAAGCTAAAACCAGAATATTTTCAGAATAAAGATGTTATTTTCCTTGCCCAGGATCTTTTAGGCAAAATACTCTTCACGAAGAAAAACGGAGAAATCACCGCCGGAATTATTACTGAAACAGAAGCATATTTCGGAGAAGAGGATAAAGCTTCTCATGCTTACGGCGGACGGCGAACATTGAGAACAGAAGCTATGTATCAGCCGGGTGGATATTCTTACATTTATTTATGTTATGGCATTCATCATCTTTTTAATATTGTGGTTTCACTAAAAAACGATCCTAAAAGTGTTCTTATAAGATCTGTCGAGCCATACCAGGGGTTCTCGGTTATCGAAAACAGAAGAAACAGGTCTTCATCCGACAAATCCATTTCTTCAGGTCCCGGATCTGTCTGCAAAGCTTTGGGTATCGATATGACATTCAACAGAAAACCGTTGACAGGAGAAGATATTTGGATTGAAGATTCTGGATTACAGTATCGTACGGAGGATATTGCTTCTACCCCACGGATCGGGGTTGCTTATGCTGATGAACATGCCCAACTGCCGCTTCGGTTTTACCTTAAAAAGAATCGGTATGTAAGTAAAAAGTAA
- the xth gene encoding exodeoxyribonuclease III produces the protein MKIATYNVNGINGRLPVLLRWLEEAQPDIVCLQELKAPQERFPVSEINAAGYNAIWKGQKSWNGVAILAKDMEITEVQRSLPGDPEDEQSRYIEAIINHTVICCLYLPNGNPYPGPKFDYKLSWIKRLKKRLDQLIEMDLPAVVIGDFNIIPTASDVYKPERWEENALYRPEVKKAYQQILKKGWTDSIRTLYPEETVYTFWDYLYNSYSRNAGMRLDHILLSPYLSKNLKSGGVDKHIRGWEKSSDHAPVWLTLD, from the coding sequence ATGAAAATAGCAACTTATAATGTAAACGGAATAAACGGAAGACTTCCTGTCCTACTTCGCTGGCTGGAAGAAGCTCAACCTGACATTGTGTGTCTTCAGGAGCTGAAAGCTCCGCAGGAACGATTTCCTGTAAGTGAAATCAATGCTGCAGGCTACAACGCAATCTGGAAAGGACAGAAAAGCTGGAATGGTGTTGCAATACTGGCAAAAGATATGGAAATCACCGAAGTTCAGCGATCTTTACCCGGAGATCCGGAAGATGAACAAAGCCGGTATATTGAAGCAATCATTAACCACACCGTTATATGCTGTCTCTATCTCCCCAATGGAAATCCATATCCCGGACCAAAATTCGATTATAAGCTTTCATGGATCAAACGCCTAAAAAAAAGACTGGATCAGCTTATAGAAATGGATCTTCCCGCAGTTGTCATTGGAGATTTCAATATAATTCCCACCGCATCTGATGTATACAAACCTGAACGTTGGGAAGAGAACGCTTTATATCGGCCTGAGGTAAAAAAAGCATACCAGCAAATTCTAAAAAAAGGCTGGACAGACTCTATCCGTACGCTTTATCCCGAAGAAACTGTTTATACATTTTGGGATTACCTTTATAATTCCTACAGCCGGAATGCGGGAATGCGGCTGGATCATATATTGCTGAGTCCTTATCTGTCTAAAAATCTGAAATCAGGAGGCGTGGATAAGCATATCCGCGGATGGGAGAAAAGCAGCGACCATGCTCCGGTTTGGCTTACCCTTGATTAA
- a CDS encoding response regulator transcription factor, with amino-acid sequence MKTIFILEDETGIRDALQLLLSFEDYDVRSFSTVEAFNNRDLSVVPDIFILDVMMPDGNGIDVCNELRTRPETSNIPIMIMSAHAKDHEVISRCNADEFISKPFDIDAVLLKIDNLLVPSN; translated from the coding sequence ATGAAAACAATTTTTATACTTGAAGATGAGACAGGCATCAGAGATGCATTACAGCTCCTCCTGTCATTCGAAGACTACGACGTTCGCTCTTTCTCTACAGTAGAAGCATTCAACAACAGAGATCTTTCTGTAGTTCCTGATATTTTTATCCTGGACGTGATGATGCCCGACGGAAACGGGATTGATGTTTGCAATGAATTGAGAACACGTCCTGAAACGTCAAATATTCCTATTATGATTATGAGTGCACACGCAAAAGATCATGAAGTAATCAGCAGATGCAACGCCGATGAATTTATCAGCAAACCGTTCGATATTGATGCTGTACTGCTGAAAATTGATAACCTGTTGGTTCCAAGCAATTAA
- a CDS encoding Crp/Fnr family transcriptional regulator — protein sequence MLIEEELLLSYGAAVEDLKNSEIIFNEGDTPRLFYQIRRGRIKLSHFNEDGKELILAVLHNGFSVCELLLFIDKKYPVNAVAIEPTSIITLSKEKFMKLLDENPNISMDINSFLSQRLYYKYIMLQNNSSLHPEIRIKGALEYHKSFSNNMSKFAFEVPFTRKELAAITGLRTETVVRCIKKLEKENYLKIIERKIYV from the coding sequence ATGCTAATTGAAGAAGAACTTTTGCTATCGTACGGTGCAGCAGTTGAAGACCTGAAAAATTCTGAGATTATTTTCAACGAAGGAGATACGCCGAGACTGTTTTACCAAATCAGAAGAGGACGGATAAAGCTAAGCCATTTTAATGAAGACGGCAAAGAACTTATTCTTGCTGTTCTGCATAATGGTTTCAGTGTCTGTGAACTTTTGCTTTTTATTGATAAAAAATATCCCGTAAATGCAGTTGCCATTGAGCCTACAAGCATTATTACTCTTTCTAAAGAAAAATTCATGAAGCTTTTGGATGAAAACCCCAATATTTCAATGGATATCAACAGTTTTTTGTCCCAACGGCTGTATTATAAATACATCATGCTGCAGAACAATTCGTCGCTTCATCCCGAAATCAGGATTAAAGGCGCTTTGGAATATCATAAAAGTTTCAGCAATAATATGTCTAAATTTGCTTTTGAAGTTCCTTTTACCAGAAAAGAACTTGCCGCAATCACGGGTTTGCGTACGGAAACCGTGGTAAGATGCATCAAAAAGCTTGAAAAAGAAAATTATCTTAAAATTATTGAAAGAAAAATATACGTTTAA
- a CDS encoding response regulator transcription factor yields the protein MNSKKIMVCDDDQGILDVLEMLLESEGFTVFTEINSTNLIKQIQIDKPDLILLDLWMPLLSGDQVLKAIRNTQDIKDLPVIVLSASVDGDDIAADAGANDFVAKPFDLDHIVSKINGLLVLK from the coding sequence ATGAATAGCAAAAAAATAATGGTCTGTGATGATGACCAAGGTATACTTGATGTCCTGGAGATGCTCCTGGAATCTGAAGGTTTTACCGTCTTCACCGAAATCAACAGTACGAACCTCATTAAGCAGATCCAGATCGACAAACCGGATCTTATTCTTCTTGATCTTTGGATGCCCCTTTTGTCGGGTGACCAGGTTTTAAAAGCAATCAGAAACACACAGGACATTAAAGATCTTCCGGTAATCGTACTTTCCGCAAGCGTTGACGGAGATGATATTGCAGCAGATGCGGGAGCAAATGATTTTGTTGCGAAACCTTTTGATCTTGATCATATTGTTTCAAAAATAAATGGCCTGCTGGTCTTGAAATAA
- a CDS encoding cyanophycinase, with translation MIIGGKEDRDGTEVEIKDKNKNFIPHEILQLLINDKADRIEVITTASSEPESMRETYTKTFKEIGYTNFGFIHFTGKAEDEYVQRIRKSKAVFFTGGDQNRICNEIKNTEICDVLMEKYLGEKDFIIAGTSAGAMCMPEIIICEAEDDEAILENDIKLASGLGLLSGCIVDTHFVHRGRFGRLAHAVMLHRECFGIGLVEDTALLIEEGKKAICKGSGMVIAMSAKEIGKTNIETVEEGHPVYAENIKVHIITDGCSINLESGEFRAS, from the coding sequence TTGATTATCGGGGGAAAAGAAGACCGTGATGGAACAGAAGTGGAAATAAAGGATAAAAATAAAAATTTCATCCCTCACGAAATTCTTCAGCTTCTCATAAATGATAAGGCAGACAGAATTGAAGTTATTACCACGGCAAGTTCAGAGCCTGAAAGCATGCGCGAAACCTACACCAAAACATTTAAAGAAATAGGATATACTAATTTCGGATTTATTCATTTCACCGGTAAAGCTGAAGATGAGTATGTTCAAAGAATCAGAAAAAGTAAAGCTGTCTTTTTCACCGGAGGCGATCAGAACAGAATTTGTAATGAAATAAAAAATACCGAAATCTGCGATGTACTGATGGAGAAATACCTCGGTGAAAAGGATTTTATAATTGCCGGAACCAGCGCAGGAGCAATGTGCATGCCTGAAATTATTATTTGTGAAGCCGAAGATGATGAGGCGATTTTGGAAAACGATATTAAACTCGCATCAGGACTTGGACTTTTATCGGGCTGCATTGTAGATACTCATTTTGTTCACAGAGGAAGGTTTGGAAGACTGGCACATGCCGTAATGCTTCACCGTGAATGTTTCGGAATTGGTTTGGTGGAAGATACTGCACTTTTAATTGAAGAAGGAAAGAAGGCGATCTGTAAAGGATCCGGGATGGTGATCGCAATGAGTGCGAAAGAAATCGGAAAAACAAATATAGAAACAGTGGAAGAGGGGCATCCTGTATATGCAGAAAATATAAAAGTTCATATCATTACGGACGGCTGTTCCATCAATCTGGAATCCGGAGAATTCAGGGCTTCCTAA
- a CDS encoding patatin-like phospholipase family protein, which translates to MNVIDFTQTVEHMLDHLEKLYSNDSLHVSDIRDNINWEDSKKDLLRKYGINPKSSRQYVDLIQEGGGVHGIALAGYTYILEKMGISFLNSAGTSAGAINTMMLNCVYSRRDAIMMGMKEEFIRQCYETRSEKIIEYLSQKDLRELVDGHPSWRSFILQFFSNKERGPLLKRIKNRLRLTVIFLPILLLLIIVSGTGVGILTHYPASWQIWINRTLLAAIIGFMICIALLIRNITSLRLLYFNSEKMGINPGDNFKEWIQGLMENNGIKTVSDLKRKMLTENDLYRCYYVPDHPHFENTDSNGNESTEKLVNTTKETTNSSDGGAENKIGEQDKPHDSKNDWHELKDRMIDIQLKEIFDDYLTKNNLAAEDQKFVDHLLIQLICGISNFSQINWQDLKIINEFLTTKKFISINNNDKIIEEILKKLFINTKNIVNACGNRFFQQLVVVAADITNQIKVEFPGMHEFYWGTDESISPAEYVRASMSIPFFFKPYKVTMSNTQLININETWKTKLGSYKNFIQGNNEILFVDGGALSNFPINVFYDSNHHTIPTRPTFGIKLEYDNDDLYKLIDNESKLALSMISTMRYFYDRDFLIRNSNFRKTVRSVDTGKISWLNFAPKSYEQIELFYRGALAATIFLSGKKLNFEDRDKLLQKAKSDFGITDFKLEDFVYPDIFFDWENYKKERGMAEIYKNLSPKLKEKSSFTN; encoded by the coding sequence ATGAATGTAATAGATTTCACTCAAACTGTTGAACACATGCTGGATCATCTCGAGAAACTTTATAGTAATGATTCCTTACATGTTTCTGATATCAGAGATAATATCAACTGGGAAGATTCTAAAAAAGACCTTCTCAGAAAATACGGAATTAATCCAAAATCATCAAGGCAATATGTGGATTTGATTCAAGAAGGCGGAGGTGTCCACGGCATTGCACTGGCGGGCTATACCTACATTCTTGAAAAAATGGGAATTTCTTTTTTAAACAGCGCAGGCACAAGCGCAGGTGCTATCAACACCATGATGCTCAACTGCGTATATTCGCGCCGGGATGCTATTATGATGGGTATGAAAGAAGAATTTATCAGACAATGTTACGAAACCCGTTCGGAAAAAATTATTGAATATTTATCCCAAAAAGATTTGCGGGAACTGGTAGACGGGCATCCCTCTTGGAGATCTTTTATTTTACAGTTTTTTTCAAATAAAGAAAGAGGACCTCTTCTTAAGAGAATTAAAAACAGGCTGAGATTAACCGTTATCTTTTTGCCTATATTATTGTTACTAATTATTGTTAGCGGTACCGGAGTCGGAATTCTAACGCATTATCCCGCTTCATGGCAAATATGGATTAATCGAACTCTTCTGGCGGCCATTATAGGGTTTATGATTTGTATAGCCTTGCTTATTAGAAATATTACAAGTTTACGGCTATTATACTTCAATAGCGAAAAAATGGGTATTAATCCGGGAGATAATTTCAAAGAATGGATTCAGGGGCTCATGGAAAATAATGGCATTAAGACCGTTAGTGATCTTAAAAGGAAAATGCTTACAGAAAATGATCTTTACCGGTGTTATTATGTCCCTGATCATCCTCATTTTGAAAATACAGATTCCAATGGTAATGAAAGTACAGAAAAATTAGTAAATACTACTAAAGAAACAACAAATTCCTCTGATGGTGGTGCTGAAAATAAAATAGGAGAACAGGATAAGCCGCACGATTCAAAGAATGATTGGCATGAGTTAAAAGACAGAATGATAGATATACAGCTTAAAGAAATTTTTGACGATTACCTAACAAAAAATAACTTGGCTGCCGAAGATCAGAAATTCGTCGATCATCTCCTTATCCAATTAATTTGTGGGATTTCCAATTTTAGCCAGATTAATTGGCAGGATCTTAAAATAATCAACGAATTTCTCACTACAAAAAAATTTATTTCTATTAATAATAACGATAAAATAATTGAGGAAATACTAAAAAAACTTTTTATAAACACAAAAAATATCGTAAATGCATGTGGTAACAGATTTTTTCAGCAACTTGTGGTTGTTGCGGCAGACATTACCAACCAAATTAAAGTTGAATTTCCCGGAATGCATGAGTTTTATTGGGGAACCGACGAATCGATCTCGCCGGCAGAGTACGTAAGAGCTTCTATGTCAATTCCTTTTTTCTTCAAGCCTTATAAAGTTACGATGTCTAATACCCAACTTATTAATATCAATGAAACCTGGAAAACAAAATTGGGCTCTTATAAGAATTTTATTCAGGGAAATAATGAGATTCTCTTTGTAGATGGCGGAGCGCTATCAAATTTTCCTATCAATGTTTTCTATGACAGCAATCATCACACAATACCTACCCGACCTACTTTCGGCATTAAGTTAGAGTATGATAATGACGATTTATATAAACTGATAGATAATGAATCCAAGCTTGCCCTATCCATGATTTCAACGATGCGCTATTTTTATGATCGTGATTTTTTAATCAGAAACAGCAACTTCCGAAAAACAGTACGAAGTGTAGATACAGGAAAAATAAGCTGGCTAAATTTTGCACCAAAATCGTATGAGCAGATTGAACTGTTTTACAGAGGCGCACTGGCCGCTACGATCTTTCTGTCAGGCAAAAAATTAAATTTTGAAGATCGGGATAAGCTCCTTCAAAAAGCAAAATCCGATTTCGGAATTACTGATTTTAAGCTAGAAGATTTTGTATATCCTGATATTTTCTTCGACTGGGAAAATTATAAAAAGGAACGCGGAATGGCAGAGATTTATAAAAATCTTAGTCCTAAACTAAAAGAAAAATCCAGTTTTACCAACTAA